In Lampris incognitus isolate fLamInc1 chromosome 20, fLamInc1.hap2, whole genome shotgun sequence, one genomic interval encodes:
- the si:cabz01101003.1 gene encoding ubiquitin carboxyl-terminal hydrolase CYLD isoform X2: MGEGNQKTLRQLATLPLGSPLWVHIGQPDELAEAELRYLGPLTRGSSAVFFGVQLKGSAMGRGIGNGSHKGHQLFVCPEASALFLPVSHIRLRRWSRGNGSEDEDRPREREQDRLGTGDHHSNGHHSSSQHPNHHVKQQHNVRSSFHRHRPSQLSTVSILPRTTESAPLTAQAPVQVRVRGPTSPLPIQVGQRVCFPLEDTIHGGEVCFCGPLPGRTSPMTYVGVLLDAPVGNWDGFYKGERLCHIPSHLYGQLLPITKVSPEPRARRLPVPVLNPKPVLKPIQPIVPKLGPASPPTFTPKIALLPPQPTSAKQALKPPPLSPPKHTHQPQLPPPVPPPKPQAPPSPPVDDQPQASNGAHAPPSPLRSPGISDDAGENGETGLEVELEVGSMVEVNDPPLYGVIRWIGRISGIPELVAGIELDQELTAGTDGSYLGERHFRCPANKGLFVKLRNCRRDSRFPIPETPVNQVERCNSIAFADWGSERVEEHTPSVEGEEARDLYQGWKRGIQGHLNSCYLDASLFSLFSCCSSADWVLLWPTDSQTAPNSTQAQDLLRCEIVNPMRRFGYVCASKTMALRRLLEAENNNTGFTNQEKDPEEFLNKLFQLLRVEPLLKIRSTSRQPQECHLYQLFPPSIPSSATTHSPSLSPVPLCLPSAGRMRVATIQTLLESSFLHAGLKFVEAPSCLLLLTPRFGKDFKMFDAILPTLSLDITDLLDDTLRQCSICQAVAEWECLQCYEDLDITPGRLKQYCHTCNTQVHSHKKRVLHSPEQVGIPGGPWTGPLHGTRQRLALFAVTCIETSHYVSFVKHGPRPMDWLFFDSMADREGGENGFNIPQVRACPEVGRYLSLSEEELSRLDPASLPEHTRRLLCDSYMCLYHSPELSLYK, encoded by the exons ATGGGTGAAG GCAACCAAAAGACGCTGCGGCAATTGGCTACGTTGCCCCTGGGCTCCCCCCTGTGGGTCCACATCGGCCAACCAGATGAGCTGGCAGAGGCGGAGCTCAGATACCTAGGGCCGCTGACCAGAGGGAGCAGCGCTGTGTTTTTTGGGGTTCAACTAAAG ggtTCAGCAATGGGTAGGGGAATCGGCAATGGTTCCCATAAGGGCCACCAGCTCTTCGTCTGCCCTGAGGCTTCTGCCCTCTTCCTCCCGGTCAGTCACATCAGACTACGCCGCTGGTCACGGGGCAATGGCTCTGAGGACGAGGACCGGCCCCGGGAGCGAGAACAGGACCGCCTTGGCACCGGTGACCACCACAGCAACGGTCACCATAGCAGCAGCCAGCACCCAAATCATCATGttaaacagcaacacaacgtTCGCAGTAGTTTTCACCGGCATCGCCCCTCTCAGCTGTCCACCGTTAGCATCCTGCCTCGGACCACAGAATCTGCCCCCTTGACAGCCCAGGCCCCCGTCCAGGTCCGGGTCCGAGGCCCCACGtcgcctctgccaatccaggtgGGCCAGCGGGTGTGTTTCCCCCTGGAGGACACCATTCATGGGGGGGAGGTGTGCTTCTGCGGCCCTTTACCTGGCAGGACGTCCCCGATGACATACGTCGGAGTTCTGCTG GATGCTCCGGTCGGTAACTGGGACGGGTTTTataagggagagaggctgtgccACATTCCTTCCCATCTTTATGGACAACTTTTGCCCATCACCAAGGTCTCCCCTG AACCCAGAGCCCGCCGTCTTCCTGTGCCCGTCCTAAACCCCAAACCGGTCCTCAAACCCATCCAGCCCATCGTCCCAAAACTGGGCCCAGCATCCCCACCCACATTTACCCCCAAAATCGCTCTGTTGCCACCCCAGCCCACCTCTGCCAAACAAGCCCTCAAGCCCCCTCCGCTGTCCCCACCTAAACACACCCACCAGCCCCAGCTGCCTCCCCCAGTTCCGCCTCCCAAACCCCAAGCCCCACCCTCACCTCCTGTCGACGACCAACCACAGGCCTCGAACGGCGCGCATGCCCCTCCCTCTCCGCTAAGGTCACCGGGTATCAGTGATGATGCGGGGGAGAACGGAGAGACGGgactggaggtggagctggaggtaggGTCGATGGTTGAGGTGAACGACCCTCCTCTGTATGGGGTAATTCGCTGGATTGGAAGGATCAGTGGGATTCCTGAACTGGTAGCGGGAATTGAGCTG GACCAAGAGCTGACTGCTGGAACAGATGGTAGCTACCTTGGAGAGCGCCACTTCCGTTGTCCGGCCAACAAGGGGCTGTTTGTTAAACTACGCAACTGCAGGCGGGACTCCAGATTCCCCATCCCGGAAACACCTGTCAATCAAGTGGAGCGGTGCAACTCGATAG CCTTTGCGGATTGGGGCAGTGAACGTGTGGAGGAACACACACCTTCGGTGGAAGGCGAGGAGGCCAGGGACTTGTACCAGGGCTGGAAGAGAGGCATCCAGGGCCACCTCAACtcctgctacctggacgcctcacTGTTCAG TCTGTTTTCCTGCTGCAGCTCGGCTGACTGGGTGTTGTTGTGGCCCACCGACAGCCAGACTGCTCCCAACTCCACCCAGGCCCAAGACCTGCTGCGCTGCGAGATTGTCAACCCCAtgcgcag GTTTGGCTATGTGTGTGCCAGCAAAACCATGGCCTTGAGACGACTGCTGGAGGCCGAGAATAATAACACTGGCTTCACCAATCAGGAGAAAG ATCCCGAGGAATTCCTGAACAAGCTTTTCCAGCTCCTAAGAGTCGAGCCACTCCTCAAAATCAG ATCGACGAGCCGGCAGCCCCAGGAATGTCACCTCTATCAActtttccccccctccatcccttcctCAGCCACCACACACTCCCCGTCCCTCTCTCCCGTCCCTCTCTGCTTGCCGTCCGCGGGCCGCATGAGGGTCGCCACCATCCAGACCCTGCTGGAGTCCTCCTTCCTCCATGCGGGGCTCAAATTTGTCGAG GCCCCCTCCTGCCTTCTGCTGCTCACACCCAGGTTTGGGAAGGATTTCAAGATGTTTGATGCCATCTTGCCAACGCTCAGCCTGGACATCACAGacctgctggatgaca ctctgagACAGTGTAGCATCTGTCAGGCCGTAGCGGAGTGGGAGTGTCTTCAGTGTTATGAGGACTTGGACATCACTCCAGGTCGTCTCAAACAGTACTGCCACACCTGCAACACCCAG GTTCACAGTCACAAGAAGCGAGTTTTGCACAGTCCGGAGCAGGTGGGCATCCCCGGGGGGCCGTGGACTGGCCCGCTGCACGGCACTCGACAACGATTGGCCCTCTTCGCTGTGACCTGCATCGAGACCAGCCACTACGTGAGCTTCGTCAAGCACGGGCCCCGCCCCATGGACTGGCTCTTCTTCGACAGTATGGCGGACAGGGAAG GTGGCGAAAACGGGTTCAACATCCCCCAGGTGAGGGCATGTCCTGAGGTGGGCCGCTACCTCAGCTTATCAGAGGAGGAGTTGAGCAGGCTGGACCCCGCCTCCTTACCGGAGCATACCCGCCGCCTGCTGTGTGACTCCTACATGTGCCTCTACCACAGCCCCGAGCTCAGCCTCTACAAGTGA
- the si:cabz01101003.1 gene encoding ubiquitin carboxyl-terminal hydrolase CYLD isoform X1 produces MSGAHDPSKRRHAPKMFLVVTDLKFQDHLEGTVRLQRGNICQEQDTAKSRGDQLWVKVLDNGMMVKLEKRFLVEVPSDLSSLLEPVSDPESRLKLLSNQKTLRQLATLPLGSPLWVHIGQPDELAEAELRYLGPLTRGSSAVFFGVQLKGSAMGRGIGNGSHKGHQLFVCPEASALFLPVSHIRLRRWSRGNGSEDEDRPREREQDRLGTGDHHSNGHHSSSQHPNHHVKQQHNVRSSFHRHRPSQLSTVSILPRTTESAPLTAQAPVQVRVRGPTSPLPIQVGQRVCFPLEDTIHGGEVCFCGPLPGRTSPMTYVGVLLDAPVGNWDGFYKGERLCHIPSHLYGQLLPITKVSPEPRARRLPVPVLNPKPVLKPIQPIVPKLGPASPPTFTPKIALLPPQPTSAKQALKPPPLSPPKHTHQPQLPPPVPPPKPQAPPSPPVDDQPQASNGAHAPPSPLRSPGISDDAGENGETGLEVELEVGSMVEVNDPPLYGVIRWIGRISGIPELVAGIELDQELTAGTDGSYLGERHFRCPANKGLFVKLRNCRRDSRFPIPETPVNQVERCNSIAFADWGSERVEEHTPSVEGEEARDLYQGWKRGIQGHLNSCYLDASLFSLFSCCSSADWVLLWPTDSQTAPNSTQAQDLLRCEIVNPMRRFGYVCASKTMALRRLLEAENNNTGFTNQEKDPEEFLNKLFQLLRVEPLLKIRSTSRQPQECHLYQLFPPSIPSSATTHSPSLSPVPLCLPSAGRMRVATIQTLLESSFLHAGLKFVEAPSCLLLLTPRFGKDFKMFDAILPTLSLDITDLLDDTLRQCSICQAVAEWECLQCYEDLDITPGRLKQYCHTCNTQVHSHKKRVLHSPEQVGIPGGPWTGPLHGTRQRLALFAVTCIETSHYVSFVKHGPRPMDWLFFDSMADREGGENGFNIPQVRACPEVGRYLSLSEEELSRLDPASLPEHTRRLLCDSYMCLYHSPELSLYK; encoded by the exons ATGTCAGGGGCCCACGACCCAAGTAAGAGGCGCCACGCCCCGAAGATGTTCCTGGTAGTGACCGACCTGAAGTTCCAGGACCACCTGGAGGGAACCGTGCGGCTGCAGAGGGGCAACATCTGCCAGGAGCAGGACActgcgaagagcagaggggaCCAGCTATGGGTGAAG GTTCTGGACAATGGCATGATGGTAAAGCTGGAGAAACGCTTCCTGGTTGAGGTCCCCAGTGACCTCAGCAGCCTATTGGAGCCTGTATCCGACCCAGAGTCCCGTCTCAAATTACTGA GCAACCAAAAGACGCTGCGGCAATTGGCTACGTTGCCCCTGGGCTCCCCCCTGTGGGTCCACATCGGCCAACCAGATGAGCTGGCAGAGGCGGAGCTCAGATACCTAGGGCCGCTGACCAGAGGGAGCAGCGCTGTGTTTTTTGGGGTTCAACTAAAG ggtTCAGCAATGGGTAGGGGAATCGGCAATGGTTCCCATAAGGGCCACCAGCTCTTCGTCTGCCCTGAGGCTTCTGCCCTCTTCCTCCCGGTCAGTCACATCAGACTACGCCGCTGGTCACGGGGCAATGGCTCTGAGGACGAGGACCGGCCCCGGGAGCGAGAACAGGACCGCCTTGGCACCGGTGACCACCACAGCAACGGTCACCATAGCAGCAGCCAGCACCCAAATCATCATGttaaacagcaacacaacgtTCGCAGTAGTTTTCACCGGCATCGCCCCTCTCAGCTGTCCACCGTTAGCATCCTGCCTCGGACCACAGAATCTGCCCCCTTGACAGCCCAGGCCCCCGTCCAGGTCCGGGTCCGAGGCCCCACGtcgcctctgccaatccaggtgGGCCAGCGGGTGTGTTTCCCCCTGGAGGACACCATTCATGGGGGGGAGGTGTGCTTCTGCGGCCCTTTACCTGGCAGGACGTCCCCGATGACATACGTCGGAGTTCTGCTG GATGCTCCGGTCGGTAACTGGGACGGGTTTTataagggagagaggctgtgccACATTCCTTCCCATCTTTATGGACAACTTTTGCCCATCACCAAGGTCTCCCCTG AACCCAGAGCCCGCCGTCTTCCTGTGCCCGTCCTAAACCCCAAACCGGTCCTCAAACCCATCCAGCCCATCGTCCCAAAACTGGGCCCAGCATCCCCACCCACATTTACCCCCAAAATCGCTCTGTTGCCACCCCAGCCCACCTCTGCCAAACAAGCCCTCAAGCCCCCTCCGCTGTCCCCACCTAAACACACCCACCAGCCCCAGCTGCCTCCCCCAGTTCCGCCTCCCAAACCCCAAGCCCCACCCTCACCTCCTGTCGACGACCAACCACAGGCCTCGAACGGCGCGCATGCCCCTCCCTCTCCGCTAAGGTCACCGGGTATCAGTGATGATGCGGGGGAGAACGGAGAGACGGgactggaggtggagctggaggtaggGTCGATGGTTGAGGTGAACGACCCTCCTCTGTATGGGGTAATTCGCTGGATTGGAAGGATCAGTGGGATTCCTGAACTGGTAGCGGGAATTGAGCTG GACCAAGAGCTGACTGCTGGAACAGATGGTAGCTACCTTGGAGAGCGCCACTTCCGTTGTCCGGCCAACAAGGGGCTGTTTGTTAAACTACGCAACTGCAGGCGGGACTCCAGATTCCCCATCCCGGAAACACCTGTCAATCAAGTGGAGCGGTGCAACTCGATAG CCTTTGCGGATTGGGGCAGTGAACGTGTGGAGGAACACACACCTTCGGTGGAAGGCGAGGAGGCCAGGGACTTGTACCAGGGCTGGAAGAGAGGCATCCAGGGCCACCTCAACtcctgctacctggacgcctcacTGTTCAG TCTGTTTTCCTGCTGCAGCTCGGCTGACTGGGTGTTGTTGTGGCCCACCGACAGCCAGACTGCTCCCAACTCCACCCAGGCCCAAGACCTGCTGCGCTGCGAGATTGTCAACCCCAtgcgcag GTTTGGCTATGTGTGTGCCAGCAAAACCATGGCCTTGAGACGACTGCTGGAGGCCGAGAATAATAACACTGGCTTCACCAATCAGGAGAAAG ATCCCGAGGAATTCCTGAACAAGCTTTTCCAGCTCCTAAGAGTCGAGCCACTCCTCAAAATCAG ATCGACGAGCCGGCAGCCCCAGGAATGTCACCTCTATCAActtttccccccctccatcccttcctCAGCCACCACACACTCCCCGTCCCTCTCTCCCGTCCCTCTCTGCTTGCCGTCCGCGGGCCGCATGAGGGTCGCCACCATCCAGACCCTGCTGGAGTCCTCCTTCCTCCATGCGGGGCTCAAATTTGTCGAG GCCCCCTCCTGCCTTCTGCTGCTCACACCCAGGTTTGGGAAGGATTTCAAGATGTTTGATGCCATCTTGCCAACGCTCAGCCTGGACATCACAGacctgctggatgaca ctctgagACAGTGTAGCATCTGTCAGGCCGTAGCGGAGTGGGAGTGTCTTCAGTGTTATGAGGACTTGGACATCACTCCAGGTCGTCTCAAACAGTACTGCCACACCTGCAACACCCAG GTTCACAGTCACAAGAAGCGAGTTTTGCACAGTCCGGAGCAGGTGGGCATCCCCGGGGGGCCGTGGACTGGCCCGCTGCACGGCACTCGACAACGATTGGCCCTCTTCGCTGTGACCTGCATCGAGACCAGCCACTACGTGAGCTTCGTCAAGCACGGGCCCCGCCCCATGGACTGGCTCTTCTTCGACAGTATGGCGGACAGGGAAG GTGGCGAAAACGGGTTCAACATCCCCCAGGTGAGGGCATGTCCTGAGGTGGGCCGCTACCTCAGCTTATCAGAGGAGGAGTTGAGCAGGCTGGACCCCGCCTCCTTACCGGAGCATACCCGCCGCCTGCTGTGTGACTCCTACATGTGCCTCTACCACAGCCCCGAGCTCAGCCTCTACAAGTGA